The following coding sequences lie in one Methanothermobacter sp. MT-2 genomic window:
- a CDS encoding mevalonate kinase, translating into MHSRASAPGKAILFGEHAVVYGKPAIAVAIDQRANVTIKESRRDYTRIRSEDLGIEAIINPETGLELKGGSEGILAYILKALEFYHDSSPINIEFGMELPIGAGLGSSAAVTVATIAALDKHHQRKIILPSIAKRAHKIELEVQGAASPLDTATSTHGGLIYLDEERKIDHIKGELEDSLIIGYTESEDTAKMVRKVKERMEHHPKIMNLIMDTIAQIAKKAKKALETNDKCLGELMNINQGLLDAIGVNTRSLSEMIYISREAGAIGSKITGAGGGGSIIAYSPTNKNQILEALRKQGYNAMKADFSIKGVLTN; encoded by the coding sequence ATGCATTCAAGGGCTTCAGCACCAGGTAAAGCCATACTATTCGGGGAACATGCAGTAGTTTATGGTAAACCCGCAATAGCAGTCGCAATAGACCAAAGGGCTAATGTAACCATTAAAGAATCCAGGAGAGATTATACAAGGATAAGATCTGAAGATCTTGGTATAGAGGCCATAATCAACCCAGAAACCGGACTAGAACTAAAAGGGGGCTCAGAGGGCATCCTAGCTTATATCCTTAAGGCTTTGGAATTTTATCATGATTCATCCCCCATAAACATAGAATTTGGGATGGAACTGCCCATAGGCGCGGGTTTAGGCTCATCAGCTGCCGTTACAGTCGCCACAATAGCAGCGCTAGACAAACACCACCAAAGAAAAATCATATTACCTTCAATAGCGAAAAGAGCCCATAAAATCGAATTAGAAGTCCAAGGTGCTGCAAGTCCACTTGACACAGCAACCTCAACCCACGGAGGCCTAATATACCTAGATGAGGAGAGAAAAATAGACCATATCAAAGGCGAACTTGAAGATTCCCTTATCATAGGATACACAGAATCAGAGGACACTGCAAAGATGGTTAGAAAAGTGAAGGAGCGCATGGAACACCACCCCAAGATCATGAACCTTATCATGGATACCATAGCACAGATCGCAAAAAAGGCGAAAAAAGCCCTGGAAACCAATGATAAATGCCTCGGGGAACTAATGAACATAAACCAGGGCCTATTAGATGCTATAGGTGTTAACACCCGCAGCCTATCAGAGATGATATATATTAGCAGAGAAGCGGGCGCAATAGGCTCCAAAATAACAGGAGCAGGTGGTGGTGGGAGCATAATAGCCTACTCCCCAACTAATAAAAATCAAATCCTAGAAGCTCTAAGAAAACAGGGATACAATGCCATGAAAGCAGACTTCTCAATCAAAGGGGTTCTCACAAATTAA
- a CDS encoding isopentenyl phosphate kinase, which translates to MIMLKIGGSVITDKSAPKPTLNHENLKRIAKEISDSLPPSLIIVHGAGSFGHPLAKKYRIGTPTTKRELPRKMMGFSIIQRWVKLLNIRVCDALRKENIPVVSIQPSSFIIAFNGRIKHADPRIIISYLEKGFIPVTYGDVVLDANKELKMSVLSGDQIIKYLGETLKPEKVILGTDVDGVFDKDPKKYPDAKLIKKIKSPKDIEIETRTSRDVTGEMIGKIKELLLLAEKGIKSEIINAKTPGNIKKALLGQELKKTIIDGDTDDLG; encoded by the coding sequence TTGATCATGCTAAAAATAGGTGGAAGCGTCATAACAGACAAAAGCGCCCCAAAACCCACCCTAAACCATGAAAACCTTAAAAGGATCGCTAAGGAGATCTCAGACTCCCTACCACCATCCCTTATAATAGTACATGGCGCAGGATCATTCGGCCATCCCCTGGCAAAAAAATATAGGATAGGAACTCCCACCACCAAAAGAGAACTGCCAAGGAAGATGATGGGATTCTCCATCATACAAAGATGGGTTAAACTTCTAAATATCAGGGTATGTGATGCGTTAAGAAAAGAAAACATTCCAGTTGTCTCAATACAACCTTCATCTTTTATAATAGCATTCAATGGAAGGATAAAACATGCAGATCCTAGGATAATAATCTCATACCTTGAAAAGGGATTCATACCAGTAACCTATGGTGATGTAGTGCTAGATGCAAACAAAGAATTGAAAATGTCAGTACTCTCAGGCGACCAAATCATAAAATACCTCGGGGAAACCCTAAAACCTGAAAAGGTCATACTCGGAACAGACGTAGACGGAGTATTCGACAAAGACCCTAAAAAGTATCCAGACGCCAAACTCATAAAAAAGATAAAATCCCCCAAAGACATCGAAATCGAAACCAGAACATCAAGGGATGTTACGGGAGAGATGATCGGGAAAATAAAAGAACTCTTACTATTAGCCGAAAAGGGGATAAAATCGGAGATAATAAATGCAAAAACACCCGGGAACATTAAAAAGGCCCTTCTAGGCCAGGAACTTAAAAAGACGATTATAGATGGGGATACAGATGATCTCGGATAG
- a CDS encoding isopentenyl-diphosphate delta-isomerase gives MISDRKLEHLILCTYYDVQYKKDTGFKDVELVHHALTQVNTEEIDLSIKLLGKKLKSPILITAITGGHPAAYKINKALAKAAEKLGIGLGVGSQRAAIEDPTLEATYTIARKEAPSTLLIGNIGAPQIEHAEAAVKMIDADALAIHLNPLQESIQPGGDINSTGLINSIKKITENINVPVIVKETGAGISAEDALKLEEIGVAAIDIAGAGGTSWAAVETYRAKEKYLGKLYWDWGIPTAASTVEVTQTVKIPVIASGGIRSGLDAAKAIALGADGVGIALPVLKAAQKGYKEVIKVIERFNKALEVAMYLVGAQNIKELRRVPVVIKGETRTWLHERGFDTSKYARRPRY, from the coding sequence ATGATCTCGGATAGGAAATTGGAACACCTAATACTATGCACATACTATGATGTACAATACAAAAAAGACACAGGATTCAAGGACGTGGAACTCGTACACCACGCATTAACCCAAGTTAATACAGAAGAAATTGACCTGAGCATAAAATTACTTGGCAAAAAACTAAAATCGCCCATACTGATAACGGCCATAACTGGGGGCCATCCAGCAGCATACAAGATTAATAAGGCCCTTGCAAAAGCCGCTGAAAAACTAGGTATAGGATTGGGAGTTGGAAGCCAAAGAGCAGCTATAGAAGATCCTACACTTGAAGCCACTTATACCATTGCAAGGAAGGAAGCTCCATCAACACTCCTAATAGGGAATATTGGAGCGCCCCAAATAGAACATGCAGAGGCTGCAGTGAAAATGATAGATGCAGACGCCCTCGCAATCCATCTGAATCCACTACAAGAGTCCATACAACCCGGGGGTGACATAAACTCCACTGGACTCATCAACTCAATCAAAAAAATAACAGAAAACATAAACGTACCAGTAATTGTTAAAGAGACCGGCGCCGGCATCTCTGCAGAGGACGCACTCAAACTAGAAGAAATTGGAGTGGCGGCCATAGACATTGCAGGGGCCGGGGGGACAAGCTGGGCCGCTGTTGAAACCTACAGGGCGAAAGAAAAATATCTGGGGAAATTATACTGGGATTGGGGCATTCCCACAGCTGCTAGCACAGTAGAAGTCACCCAGACAGTTAAAATACCTGTAATAGCATCAGGTGGGATAAGAAGCGGATTAGACGCTGCGAAAGCCATAGCACTAGGAGCTGATGGTGTGGGCATAGCCCTACCAGTCCTAAAAGCTGCTCAGAAAGGCTACAAGGAAGTCATCAAAGTAATTGAAAGGTTCAATAAAGCCTTGGAAGTGGCCATGTACCTAGTGGGCGCCCAGAACATAAAAGAACTTAGAAGGGTCCCAGTTGTGATAAAAGGCGAGACAAGAACATGGCTCCATGAAAGGGGCTTTGACACATCAAAATATGCAAGGAGGCCACGATATTGA
- a CDS encoding dimethylallyltranstransferase encodes MDLMETLGEYSNIINPKLEKILSDITPESLYGASMHLISAGGKKIRPTLALLSCQAVGGEIEDAMNVAVAIELIHTFSLIHDDIMDKDEMRRGEPSVHVLWGESMAILAGDILFSKAFESTLKTKIDEMSYKRVTDALSAIIDSCIKICEGQALDMSFEESFNVKEEEYLEMIYKKTAALISAATRSGAIMGGGTPEEVEVLGEYGKLIGLAFQIHDDYLDITGNEKTLGKPIGSDIAEGKMTILTVKTLEKASKEDREKLIEILEARNQKRVKEAIKIFKKYDSINYAQRLAQEYTKRAKEKLKILKDSKAKKHLEEIADFIIERKH; translated from the coding sequence TTGGATTTAATGGAAACGCTTGGAGAATACTCCAATATCATAAACCCAAAACTAGAGAAGATATTATCTGATATAACACCTGAGAGCTTATATGGGGCGTCAATGCACCTTATAAGTGCTGGTGGGAAAAAAATCAGGCCAACGTTAGCTCTTCTCAGCTGCCAGGCTGTAGGTGGTGAAATAGAAGATGCCATGAACGTGGCAGTAGCCATCGAGCTAATACACACATTCTCACTCATACACGATGATATCATGGACAAAGATGAAATGAGAAGAGGCGAACCATCAGTCCATGTACTATGGGGGGAATCAATGGCAATACTCGCAGGCGACATACTATTCTCAAAGGCCTTCGAAAGCACACTAAAAACAAAAATCGATGAAATGTCATATAAACGTGTTACAGATGCATTATCAGCCATCATAGACTCCTGCATAAAAATATGCGAGGGACAAGCCCTAGACATGAGCTTCGAGGAAAGTTTTAATGTTAAAGAGGAAGAATACCTTGAGATGATCTACAAAAAGACAGCAGCCTTAATATCAGCCGCCACAAGATCGGGGGCCATAATGGGCGGGGGCACCCCTGAAGAAGTCGAAGTGCTTGGCGAATATGGAAAATTGATAGGACTAGCATTCCAAATCCACGACGACTACCTAGACATAACAGGCAACGAAAAAACCTTGGGGAAACCCATAGGAAGCGACATAGCAGAGGGAAAAATGACAATACTCACAGTGAAAACATTAGAAAAAGCCTCAAAAGAAGACAGAGAAAAATTGATAGAAATACTAGAAGCAAGAAACCAGAAAAGGGTTAAAGAAGCCATAAAAATCTTTAAAAAATACGACTCAATCAACTACGCCCAAAGACTAGCCCAAGAATACACAAAAAGAGCCAAAGAAAAACTCAAAATCCTAAAAGACTCAAAAGCAAAAAAACACCTAGAAGAAATAGCAGACTTCATAATAGAAAGAAAACACTAA
- a CDS encoding hydrolase — protein sequence MTVEIIAIGGYEEVGKNMSAVKINDDVVIFDMGIHLDRVHVHEDTDIARMHSLDLIERGVIPDDTLMREVNGKVRAIVFTHGHLDHIGGVAKLAHRYNAPIIGTPYTIALIERIIKSERKFNVTNKLEVLNAGEKCQLSPDMTLEFINVTHSIPQSVIAALHTSEGIIVYGLDFKFDDHQIISPSPDYQRLKELGRKGVLALIVETTRVADQEEVKTPSEKVARIILKDIMKRPLEEEAGLIVTTFSSHIERIQAISDIARKSDRQILLLGRSMERYCSLAESMGILKLPENASIFGSPKSVNRALTRAEAKREDYILVTTGHQGEPDALLPRIANSKTQFNVRQGDNIIISAPVIPNPMNIANRNLMEKRLVSSGARIYTNAHVSGHAGKEDHRDFLRMLNPVHVIPAHGDIYMLSAYAELAEEEGYRLGNDIHILRNGQAQVFDGGI from the coding sequence TTGACCGTGGAGATCATAGCAATCGGAGGCTACGAAGAAGTAGGAAAAAACATGTCAGCAGTCAAAATAAACGATGACGTGGTAATATTTGACATGGGCATACACCTTGACCGCGTACATGTACACGAGGATACCGACATAGCGAGGATGCATAGCCTAGACCTCATAGAAAGAGGAGTCATACCAGATGACACACTCATGAGAGAAGTTAACGGCAAAGTAAGGGCAATAGTATTCACACATGGCCACCTAGACCATATCGGTGGAGTGGCTAAACTAGCACACCGCTACAACGCACCAATAATAGGAACACCCTACACAATAGCATTGATAGAACGTATAATAAAATCTGAGAGGAAATTCAACGTCACAAACAAGTTAGAGGTTCTAAATGCTGGCGAAAAATGTCAACTATCACCTGACATGACACTAGAGTTTATAAATGTTACACATAGCATACCACAATCAGTTATAGCAGCCCTACACACTTCAGAGGGTATAATAGTATATGGTTTGGATTTCAAGTTTGACGACCACCAGATAATATCCCCTTCACCAGATTATCAACGCTTAAAGGAGCTCGGACGCAAGGGAGTATTAGCCTTAATAGTGGAAACAACAAGGGTAGCTGATCAGGAAGAAGTTAAAACACCATCAGAAAAAGTTGCGAGGATAATACTCAAAGATATAATGAAAAGACCCTTAGAAGAAGAGGCTGGTCTGATAGTAACCACATTCTCATCACATATAGAACGTATACAAGCCATAAGTGATATAGCAAGAAAAAGCGACAGACAAATACTTTTACTTGGAAGATCAATGGAAAGATATTGTAGCCTAGCAGAATCCATGGGAATCCTAAAATTGCCAGAAAATGCTAGCATATTCGGAAGTCCTAAATCAGTTAACAGGGCCCTTACAAGGGCCGAAGCCAAGAGAGAAGATTATATTCTTGTTACAACTGGACACCAGGGGGAGCCAGACGCCCTATTACCCAGGATAGCTAATAGTAAAACACAATTTAATGTCAGGCAGGGAGACAATATCATAATATCGGCTCCAGTCATACCCAATCCAATGAATATAGCGAACCGTAACCTTATGGAGAAAAGACTCGTCTCAAGCGGGGCTAGAATTTACACAAACGCACACGTATCAGGACATGCTGGTAAAGAAGATCACAGGGATTTCCTGAGGATGTTAAACCCTGTGCATGTGATCCCAGCCCATGGCGACATCTACATGCTATCAGCATATGCCGAACTTGCCGAGGAAGAAGGTTACAGGCTGGGTAACGACATTCACATCTTAAGGAATGGGCAAGCCCAAGTCTTCGATGGAGGGATCTGA